Genomic DNA from Immundisolibacter sp.:
AGCGCTTCCACCCACTGCGGGTCAACGCCGGCCTTGGCGGTCGTGTCGACTGCAAGCCCTGGCAAGTGACGGTCGATGCGCTTGAGCAAATCGCGATTTCGCGTACCGCCACCGCAGATCAGTAGTTCTTCGGTATTGGTACGGTTGACGAAGGCCGTGGCAATACAGGCTGCTGTGAATTCCGCGAGCGTGGCTTGCACATCCGCCGGTTCGATGGCGCCAAACCGATCCAGAAATCGCTCCAGCCACTGCGCGTTGAAGTCCTCACGCCCGGTGCTTTTTGGCGGTTGTCGGCTGACAAACGGGTGGTCGAGCAACGCGGCAAGCAGGCTGTTATGGACTCTCCCGGACGCTGCAAATGCCCCGTCCGCATCGTAGGGCTGGCCCAGATGGCGCGCCGCCCAGGCGTCTAGCAAGACATTGCCGGGCCCTGTATCCCAGCCCGATGGCCCGGCGTTGCCGGCACCCAAAAAGGTTACGTTCGCCATCCCGCCGAGGTTGAGTATCGCGCGCTGGCAGCCTGAATTGCCGAACGCAGCCTGATGGAACAGGGGTGCCAGCGGGGCGCCCTGTCCACCGGCGGCAATGTCGCCGCTGCGAAAATCAGCCACCGTGGCAATGCCCGTGCGGGCTGCAATCAGCGCCGCATCGCCCAGTTGGAGGCTATGAGGTCCTGGGCCAGCCGGCCGGTGCCGCACGGTTTGGCCATGGCTGCCTATAGCACGCACCGAGCGCGGCTCGGCGTGCGCGCTGGCAAGCAGACTCAGTGCGCTGTCAGCGAATCGCAGCCCGAGTTCGTGATGAAGTTGTAACGCGTTGTCGAGGTCACCACCGCCGGGTTCCTGCAAGGCGTCGAGCCGAGCCCGCAGCTGGGGTGGCAGGGGGGTGCTGTCACTCGCAATGAGCCGTGGCGGGCCTTCGCCGCTGATCGGGAACTCAGCCAAAACGGCGTCAACGGCGTCCTGGCTGGTACCACTCATGAGGCCGACGAATAACGTGGGCCGCACTGGCTTGATCACGGCCTTAGGGATGACTCCGATTCGGCCACCTGACTTGCCGTTACCGCGTCAAGAGCCGTAACCCATGCCGATGTTTGGGCTGCAAAGTGGCGCCGGTAGGCACTTGGCAATGGCCCCGCGTTGGGCAGAGCGACCGTCAAAGGGTCTTTGTGCTGGTTGTTGACCTGGAATTCATAGTGTAAATGTGGGCCCGTGGCCCAACCCGTTGCCCCAACGTAAGCAATGGTGTCGCCCTGACTGACTTGAGTGCCAACGCGCAGCTTGGCGGCAAAACGACTGAGGTGCCCATAAAGGGTGCGGTAGCCCCGGCCGTGATCGATGATGACCACGTTGCCATAGCCACCCTGGCGTCCGGCAAACGCAACCCGACCGTCCCCAGTCACCTGTACCGGCGTGCCCGAGGCGGCGCCATAATCGACCCCGCGGTGCGGTCGTACCGTCTTGAAAATGGGATGCAGGCGATTGGGGTTAAAGCGTGACGTTACGCGGGTAATCGGCAGGGGGTTACGGGTAAACGCTTTGCGCATACTGCCGCCGTCGGGTTTGTAAACCGAGACCCGTCCGTCCGGAGCGGTATAACGCACGGCGCGCAGCACTTTGCCCTTGTTGACGAATTCGGCGGCCAGGATGTCGCCATCCTGCACTTTCTCGCCGTCGAGCATTACTTGGTTGAACACCAGCGCGAACCGATCGCCGGTACGCAGATCCTGAGTGAAGTCGATGTCCCAGCCGAACATCTGTGCAAGCTCCAGTATCAGCCGATCGGACAGGCCTGCTTCCTGGGCCGAAAGGTAAAGCGAACTGGTGATGGTCCCGGTGGTTTGGTTCTGAACGGTTTGGGTCGGCAGAGTATGCAACTGGGCTGTATACCCGTCGTCTTCCCGCCGGACTTCTAGCTTGTTGATTGGGTCAATTTCAAAGTCCAGGGCAACCAACTCACCGCCATCAGCGTTTGCTCGCAGGACCTGACCGGGCTTCAAGTCGAGCAACGAACGCGCATGTTTGCCTGCATCCATGACCGATTGCACTGTTCCGGGCCCAAAGCCCATGGCGCGCATTGCCAGAAAAAAACTCTCCCCCGGTTTAATACGATGTTCGAGCCACGCCTCGTCAAGACGTTCCAAGCCTGGCGAGCCGGCCTCATCAATGTCAGGCAACGCGTATGGGCGCTCTACCATCGGCGCGCTCAAGCGCTCTGGAATGCTCGCCAGGCTCTCGGCAGTACGGGCTACCAGCACTGCTACCATGCAGGCCATGACAGAGCCATACAGCCACGGCAGAAGCCGACGGCCCTTGAGTGGGCGCGAGCCGGCATAAGGGGAATTCCGGAACAAGGGGGCGGTCGCGCGGGCAGCCACCAACGGCGGGCGTCGTCGATTAATAATGCAGTCCTCGTCGCGTTACAGATGTCAGGCGCGGGCGGCACCTGGATTAACCGCTACAGCATTTCCGCCTGCGCTGCCCCGCTATGATACCGGCATGCGCATTCTTCACTTTAGCGCGGTTAGATTGCAAGTCCAAAAATTGTGTTCTTTTATCTACTGAAAAGGTCGAAAGTCGATGGTTGAGCCCCCAGGCCTTAGTTCTCTTGATGTCCTTCGCCGCGGTACCGAGGAAATCATCCCCGAACGGGAGCTTGCTGATCGACTGCGTGAGGGGCGCCCGCTGCGTGTGAAGGCGGGGTTCGACCCGACCGCTCCTGATCTTCACCTCGGCCATGCAGTCTTGCTCAACAAAATGCGCCAACTGCAGGACCTGGGGCACCATGCGTTGTTTGTAGTGGGCGACTTCACCGCGATGATCGGGGATCCGACCGGCCGTAACGCCACTCGCAAACCACTGACGCGGGAGGCGATCCTCGCCAACGCGGAAACCTATCAGCAGCAAGTGTTCAAGATTCTTGACCCGGCGCGGACCGAGGTTCTGCTCAATTCCGCTTGGCTGGAGCCTCTGGGAGCGGTGGGGATGATCGAGTTGGCAGCGCAGGCGACGGTCGCGCGGATGCTGGAGCGGGACGATTTCTCCCAGCGCTATCGGACCGGTCAGCCCATCGCCGTGCACGAGTTCCTCTATCCGTTGATGCAGGGCTATGACTCCGTCGTTCTTGAGGCCGACCTAGAGATCGGCGGCACCGACCAGAAATTCAACCTTCTTATGGGGCGCCAGCTGCAACAAGCGCACGGAAAGCGGCCGCAAGCGATCATGACCCTGCCACTGCTCGAAGGTCTTGATGGCGTCAGGAAGATGTCAAAGTCCCTCGAGAACTACATCGGGATCACTGAGCCGCCAGAGGCCATGTTTGGCAAGTTGATGTCAGTCTCCGACAATCTGATGTGGCGGTACCTGGAGTTGCTGAGCGCCCGCCCGGTAGCGGACCTGGCGCAAATGCAGGCCGCCGTCGCGGCGGGAAAGAATCCGATGGAGATCAAGCTCGACCTGGCAGAGGAACTGGTGGCGCGTTTCAACTCCGCCGCGGCAGGAGGCAAGGCCCGAGAGGGCTTCCTGGAACGCTTCAGACACCGTCAGGTTCCCGACGAACTGCCACAAAAAAGCCTCCGTGCCCCCGGGGGACTCATGATTGGCGCTGCCTTGCAGCAAGCGGGCCTGGTTGGCAGCACATCCGAGGCGTTGCGCCTGATCGCGCAGGGCGCGGTACGGGTCGATGGCGACCGTGTAGACGATCCAAAGCGCCTTTTGAGCGCTGGTAACGATTATCGGGTGCAAGTCGGAAAACATCGAATTTGCAATATCACAATGATATAAAAGATTTTTTTAAAGTTCATGGTGGCCGTCTCAGGAAATAACTCGGCGCAAGGTTGACGTGGCGTCGGTCCTGCTTATAATTCGCACCCCTCGCCGGTCACGTACCGGCCGTTCTTTGAAAATCTGAGATCAGGTAATTTGTGTGGGCGCTTGCGTCCGCACGGTTAAGTCGACTTGGCTTAATCTGAGGGGACAGTACCCTCAACAACCGTATTCGGCTGGAAACAGCTGATCGGAAATTAATTGAAGAGTTTGATCATGGCTCAGATTGAACGCTGGCGGCATGCCTAACACATGCAAGTCGAACGGCAGCACAGGGTAGCTTGCTATCCGGGTGGCGAGTGGCGGACGGGTGAGTAACGCGTAGGAATCTACCTTTTCGTGGGGGATAACC
This window encodes:
- a CDS encoding anhydro-N-acetylmuramic acid kinase; this encodes MIKPVRPTLFVGLMSGTSQDAVDAVLAEFPISGEGPPRLIASDSTPLPPQLRARLDALQEPGGGDLDNALQLHHELGLRFADSALSLLASAHAEPRSVRAIGSHGQTVRHRPAGPGPHSLQLGDAALIAARTGIATVADFRSGDIAAGGQGAPLAPLFHQAAFGNSGCQRAILNLGGMANVTFLGAGNAGPSGWDTGPGNVLLDAWAARHLGQPYDADGAFAASGRVHNSLLAALLDHPFVSRQPPKSTGREDFNAQWLERFLDRFGAIEPADVQATLAEFTAACIATAFVNRTNTEELLICGGGTRNRDLLKRIDRHLPGLAVDTTAKAGVDPQWVEALAFAWLARQRIAERALDTQRVTGARQPVILGCVYLP
- a CDS encoding peptidoglycan DD-metalloendopeptidase family protein — encoded protein: MACMVAVLVARTAESLASIPERLSAPMVERPYALPDIDEAGSPGLERLDEAWLEHRIKPGESFFLAMRAMGFGPGTVQSVMDAGKHARSLLDLKPGQVLRANADGGELVALDFEIDPINKLEVRREDDGYTAQLHTLPTQTVQNQTTGTITSSLYLSAQEAGLSDRLILELAQMFGWDIDFTQDLRTGDRFALVFNQVMLDGEKVQDGDILAAEFVNKGKVLRAVRYTAPDGRVSVYKPDGGSMRKAFTRNPLPITRVTSRFNPNRLHPIFKTVRPHRGVDYGAASGTPVQVTGDGRVAFAGRQGGYGNVVIIDHGRGYRTLYGHLSRFAAKLRVGTQVSQGDTIAYVGATGWATGPHLHYEFQVNNQHKDPLTVALPNAGPLPSAYRRHFAAQTSAWVTALDAVTASQVAESESSLRP
- the tyrS gene encoding tyrosine--tRNA ligase, giving the protein MVEPPGLSSLDVLRRGTEEIIPERELADRLREGRPLRVKAGFDPTAPDLHLGHAVLLNKMRQLQDLGHHALFVVGDFTAMIGDPTGRNATRKPLTREAILANAETYQQQVFKILDPARTEVLLNSAWLEPLGAVGMIELAAQATVARMLERDDFSQRYRTGQPIAVHEFLYPLMQGYDSVVLEADLEIGGTDQKFNLLMGRQLQQAHGKRPQAIMTLPLLEGLDGVRKMSKSLENYIGITEPPEAMFGKLMSVSDNLMWRYLELLSARPVADLAQMQAAVAAGKNPMEIKLDLAEELVARFNSAAAGGKAREGFLERFRHRQVPDELPQKSLRAPGGLMIGAALQQAGLVGSTSEALRLIAQGAVRVDGDRVDDPKRLLSAGNDYRVQVGKHRICNITMI